The Thermoleophilaceae bacterium genome includes a window with the following:
- a CDS encoding TlpA disulfide reductase family protein encodes MRRAFTAVAAIVLVVVVAIGLASAGGDDGEETSTDSGPPLSAQRAALEAAPAPLAALHDQAGELLGGGAEAFEDRIEALGGYPVVVNKWASWCGPCRLEFPHFRNQALKRGAAVAFIGVNSADNDADAQRFLEELPVPFPSYRDPESEVAEVFKGVVAFPTTAFYDSDGELVHTKQGQYRTEADLAEDIERYAK; translated from the coding sequence GTGCGCAGGGCATTCACAGCAGTCGCGGCCATCGTGCTGGTGGTCGTGGTGGCCATCGGGCTCGCCAGCGCGGGCGGGGACGATGGCGAGGAGACCAGCACCGACAGCGGCCCGCCGCTGTCGGCTCAGCGCGCGGCGCTAGAGGCCGCCCCGGCCCCGCTCGCCGCGCTGCACGACCAGGCAGGCGAGCTGCTGGGCGGGGGCGCCGAGGCGTTCGAGGACCGCATCGAGGCGCTCGGGGGCTACCCCGTCGTCGTGAACAAGTGGGCGTCGTGGTGCGGCCCGTGCAGGCTGGAGTTCCCCCACTTCCGCAACCAGGCGCTGAAGCGCGGCGCCGCGGTCGCGTTCATCGGGGTCAACTCCGCCGACAACGACGCCGACGCCCAGCGCTTCCTGGAGGAGCTGCCGGTGCCGTTCCCCTCCTACCGCGACCCCGAGTCCGAGGTGGCCGAGGTCTTCAAGGGCGTCGTGGCCTTCCCGACCACGGCGTTCTACGACTCCGACGGCGAGCTGGTCCACACCAAGCAGGGCCAGTACCGCACCGAGGCCGACCTGGCCGAGGACATCGAGCGCTACGCGAAGTAG
- a CDS encoding prolyl oligopeptidase family serine peptidase: MRLAPVIAVLAMSGLCLPAAAVAHPLRLLAAPAFVETLGPDRHRAVVITMHGGAWIASGPGAAAHERPHARAWAARGWTVLNISYRPGRHALGDVLWVYDRVRRHVGRHTPVCLAGSSAGGHLALMVAVRRRSVDCVVARGAPTDLVAIHRHAAWGASGPQRLGPAQTRAWAIQAFGRRRLRAMSPARQAHRIRARVLLLNGHRDPFVPWAQQERLARALPRAQVLRLSWGDVAWVHTSVSDAALQRAERAARAIADAAYSSS; encoded by the coding sequence ATGCGACTCGCCCCGGTCATCGCCGTACTCGCCATGAGCGGGCTCTGCCTGCCCGCGGCGGCGGTCGCCCACCCCCTTCGCCTCCTGGCGGCACCGGCGTTCGTCGAGACGCTCGGACCCGATCGCCACCGGGCGGTCGTCATCACCATGCACGGCGGCGCCTGGATCGCGTCGGGGCCCGGAGCCGCCGCTCACGAGCGGCCGCACGCGCGGGCCTGGGCTGCGCGTGGGTGGACGGTTCTGAACATCTCCTACCGCCCGGGCCGGCACGCGCTCGGTGATGTGCTCTGGGTCTACGACCGTGTTCGCCGCCACGTCGGGCGGCACACGCCGGTCTGTCTGGCCGGCAGCTCGGCCGGTGGCCACCTCGCGCTGATGGTGGCGGTGCGACGGCGCAGCGTCGACTGCGTCGTCGCGCGCGGTGCGCCCACGGACCTGGTGGCGATCCATCGCCATGCCGCCTGGGGCGCGTCGGGCCCGCAGCGGCTGGGTCCGGCGCAGACGCGCGCCTGGGCGATCCAGGCGTTCGGCCGGCGGCGGCTGCGGGCGATGAGCCCGGCCCGGCAGGCGCATCGCATCCGTGCGCGCGTGCTGCTCCTGAACGGACACCGTGACCCGTTCGTCCCGTGGGCGCAGCAGGAGCGCCTCGCGCGGGCACTTCCGCGCGCCCAGGTCCTGCGGCTCTCGTGGGGCGACGTGGCTTGGGTGCACACATCGGTGAGCGACGCCGCGCTCCAGCGGGCCGAGCGAGCGGCACGGGCGATCGCCGACGCCGCCTACTCGTCCTCGTAG
- a CDS encoding DUF2442 domain-containing protein, with protein MDHLVDITAVEAIAEHGLRLTFEDGTVGDVDFAGRAWRGVFEPLRDPAYFAQVAVDPDAGTITWPNGTEMAPEPLYEEARRNPARAGSARG; from the coding sequence GTGGATCACCTCGTGGACATCACGGCGGTTGAGGCCATCGCTGAGCACGGCCTGCGTCTGACGTTCGAGGACGGGACCGTGGGCGATGTCGACTTCGCCGGGCGTGCGTGGCGTGGGGTGTTCGAGCCCTTGCGCGATCCGGCGTACTTCGCCCAGGTTGCAGTGGATCCCGACGCCGGCACCATCACGTGGCCGAACGGCACGGAGATGGCTCCGGAGCCCCTGTACGAAGAAGCCCGCCGCAATCCAGCCCGTGCCGGCTCGGCACGTGGCTGA
- a CDS encoding DUF4160 domain-containing protein, translating to MVKGCKTPDPALSAGSTEKREAAAASIDLDGELIAGSLPRRALTLVAEWARLHREELEANWERARREEPLQAIAPLP from the coding sequence ATGGTAAAGGGCTGCAAGACACCCGATCCCGCCCTGTCCGCTGGATCGACAGAGAAGAGAGAAGCAGCAGCCGCTTCGATCGATCTCGACGGCGAACTCATCGCCGGCTCGCTGCCGCGCCGCGCCCTCACGCTCGTGGCTGAATGGGCGCGCCTCCACCGCGAGGAGCTCGAGGCGAACTGGGAGAGGGCGCGCCGGGAGGAGCCGCTCCAGGCGATCGCTCCGCTCCCCTAG
- a CDS encoding AbrB/MazE/SpoVT family DNA-binding domain-containing protein, which translates to MSRVSSKHQVTIPVRVLREAGLAAGDDVVIRASGPGRIELERAEDLVSRYAGSLPAGTYPPGHLDDLRGEWQQ; encoded by the coding sequence ATGAGCAGGGTCTCGAGCAAGCATCAGGTGACGATCCCCGTTCGAGTGTTGCGCGAGGCCGGCTTGGCCGCGGGCGACGATGTCGTGATCCGCGCATCTGGCCCGGGCCGGATCGAACTTGAGCGCGCGGAGGACTTGGTCAGCCGCTACGCGGGCAGCCTGCCGGCGGGCACCTACCCACCGGGCCACCTCGATGACCTACGCGGCGAGTGGCAGCAGTAG
- a CDS encoding PIN domain-containing protein yields the protein MAAVALDADVVIAFLDAADDQHERAIDQLRPRLAAGDAVLVSASVYAEVMVRPLQRGNDVEVDAFLDAIDATVVAVDRTLARRAAQLRARHRSLRLPDALSLATALAADAELLTLDHGLRRIANRERPAT from the coding sequence GTGGCAGCAGTAGCGCTCGACGCTGACGTCGTCATCGCGTTCCTCGACGCCGCGGACGACCAGCACGAGCGGGCGATCGACCAACTGCGACCGCGGTTGGCAGCTGGTGATGCCGTCCTCGTGAGCGCCAGTGTCTACGCGGAAGTGATGGTGCGTCCGCTGCAGCGTGGGAACGACGTCGAGGTCGACGCGTTTCTCGACGCGATCGATGCCACGGTGGTGGCCGTGGACCGCACACTGGCGCGTCGTGCCGCGCAACTGCGCGCGCGACATCGATCGCTGCGCCTGCCAGACGCGCTGTCACTCGCGACGGCCCTCGCCGCGGACGCCGAGCTGCTCACGTTGGACCACGGACTGCGCCGTATCGCGAACCGAGAGCGCCCGGCCACGTAA
- a CDS encoding type II toxin-antitoxin system Phd/YefM family antitoxin, whose protein sequence is MAKVVPFTEARATLSDLLDEVNDRHEHVVITRKGRPAGVMLSSDEYEALAETLEVLEDDDTLQALRDSETDVRHGRLHTLDEVRRELGLG, encoded by the coding sequence ATGGCCAAGGTCGTCCCGTTCACCGAAGCCCGGGCCACGCTGAGCGACCTGCTCGACGAGGTCAACGACCGCCACGAACACGTGGTGATCACCCGCAAGGGCCGTCCTGCGGGGGTGATGCTCTCGAGTGACGAGTACGAGGCGCTCGCGGAAACGCTGGAGGTGCTCGAGGACGACGACACGCTCCAGGCGCTTCGAGACAGCGAGACGGATGTCCGGCACGGGCGCCTGCATACCCTCGACGAGGTGAGGCGCGAGCTCGGGCTTGGCTGA